A genome region from candidate division KSB1 bacterium includes the following:
- a CDS encoding M2 family metallopeptidase, whose translation MKKLCLLVLLLSLLSCGPNSEEKQLKTFVESYTEQVKPLHKKANLAYWRAATTGNEQAFQESGNAELEIRKTHSDSQKFALLNSLKESAQINDPLLQRQLTVLYNRFLKNQIDPDLLKSIVDKQTEIEQKFSTFRPVVNGDTLNNNRIEKVLKNEINSKVRQQIWSASKKVGAHVAPDIIELVKYRNKAAQSIGFPDYHSMSLIVSEQSPAEIDEIFRDLEERTNEPFMNIKAELDSVLADMYGVGITGLMPWHYHDPFFQETPLVYEIDLDPFYADHDVVDLAQTFYEGIGLPVDSILAHSDLYERKGKNPHAFCIDIDRQGDVRILCNVKNNERWMETMLHELGHAVYDRYMSLDTPYILREPAHAFTTEGIAMLFGRQSRDAEWMRHMLDLSQEEYNEIKTITEKYAQLKQLIFARWAMVMYQFEKALYSDPNQDLNQLWWSLVQHYQLISKPTDRDKPDWAAKIHIALYPCYYHNYLLGELFASQLHHHIIESDNNKTVFAGNRKIGSYLKKNVFIPANTMPWDEMIRQATGEPLSALYFVHQFVN comes from the coding sequence ATGAAAAAATTATGTCTGCTGGTCCTGCTCTTATCTTTATTATCCTGCGGACCCAATTCTGAGGAAAAACAATTGAAAACATTTGTAGAGTCCTATACTGAACAGGTCAAGCCTCTTCACAAAAAGGCCAATCTGGCCTATTGGCGCGCTGCGACCACGGGAAACGAACAAGCATTTCAAGAATCCGGCAACGCCGAGCTGGAAATACGCAAAACTCACAGTGACTCGCAAAAATTTGCGTTACTGAATTCTTTGAAAGAATCCGCTCAAATCAATGATCCCTTACTGCAGCGTCAGCTAACCGTACTCTACAACCGCTTTCTGAAAAATCAGATCGACCCGGATCTTTTAAAATCCATAGTTGACAAACAAACTGAAATTGAACAAAAATTCAGCACATTCCGTCCGGTGGTCAATGGTGATACTTTGAACAACAATCGCATCGAAAAAGTTCTAAAAAATGAAATAAATTCCAAAGTCCGGCAACAAATCTGGAGCGCCAGTAAAAAAGTCGGTGCACATGTGGCTCCGGATATCATTGAACTGGTAAAATACCGCAACAAAGCCGCCCAATCCATCGGATTTCCCGATTATCACAGTATGTCACTGATTGTCAGTGAACAATCTCCCGCAGAGATCGATGAAATATTCCGGGATTTGGAAGAAAGAACCAATGAACCGTTTATGAATATCAAGGCTGAACTTGACTCTGTTTTAGCGGACATGTACGGCGTCGGCATCACCGGCTTGATGCCCTGGCATTATCACGATCCATTTTTCCAGGAAACCCCGTTGGTCTATGAAATCGATCTGGACCCCTTTTATGCAGATCATGACGTTGTAGACCTGGCACAGACATTTTACGAGGGGATTGGTCTTCCCGTTGATTCCATCCTGGCTCACAGTGACCTCTACGAGCGCAAGGGTAAAAATCCACATGCCTTTTGCATTGATATTGACCGGCAGGGAGATGTCCGGATTTTATGCAATGTGAAAAACAATGAGCGCTGGATGGAGACGATGCTGCACGAACTGGGGCATGCCGTCTATGACCGATATATGAGCCTGGACACTCCCTATATATTGCGCGAACCCGCACATGCCTTTACAACCGAAGGAATCGCCATGTTGTTCGGACGTCAAAGCCGCGACGCAGAATGGATGCGTCACATGCTGGACTTGTCTCAGGAAGAATATAATGAAATAAAGACGATAACCGAAAAATATGCTCAGCTGAAACAATTGATTTTTGCCCGCTGGGCCATGGTGATGTACCAGTTTGAAAAAGCACTCTACAGCGATCCAAATCAGGATCTCAATCAGCTCTGGTGGTCTTTGGTTCAGCATTATCAACTAATTTCCAAACCGACTGATCGTGACAAACCGGACTGGGCTGCAAAAATTCACATCGCCCTTTATCCCTGTTACTATCACAATTATTTGCTCGGTGAATTGTTCGCGTCTCAATTGCATCATCACATCATAGAGTCGGATAACAACAAGACCGTGTTTGCAGGCAACCGGAAAATCGGCAGCTATCTGAAAAAAAATGTATTCATACCGGCAAACACAATGCCCTGGGATGAGATGATCAGACAGGCAACCGGTGAACCGCTGTCCGCTCTTTACTTTGTTCATCAATTTGTAAACTAA
- a CDS encoding DUF4921 family protein — MDYSKLVTHYKDGSIKHRNPFSGTESWYSPDRKNRPILTQQDTDAAELKTSTPEDYCPFCESRYSETTPEKSRLIFREDSWQCLDRLPPDDVFSGTADFRRIGNLYEIISTPYWKEQYGYTLSDKNRDRKNEYLESDLGMEHVCDVLQYKLQNEGVPQSKIDSFLNDPEMAAADAFFGGSHELIIPRRHYKPGAQTTADLCSTGCLSAKSHSIYYRFSCFAAQDIYDNNPHVKYVCIYTNWGGTGGASLPHLHRQLLGMDKHGHILERISKLKQKYDRIYYDLLLFAKHQHLIICENDGAIAYADMGLPFPTISVVSKTLSTPLKADSSQLRPMSEIVHALHSAMGESLPCNEEWFYTPENGKIKIPWTVQIKWRVNTHAGFEGATGLYVVPYAPADLRTKMVEVLSEMDIGIYQQALQVGDNAPGRVDILKYFS; from the coding sequence ATGGATTATTCTAAACTTGTCACGCATTACAAAGACGGATCTATAAAGCATCGAAATCCGTTCAGCGGGACTGAGTCCTGGTACTCTCCGGACCGGAAAAACCGGCCTATTCTGACGCAGCAGGATACAGATGCGGCAGAGCTGAAAACGAGTACGCCGGAGGACTATTGTCCATTCTGCGAATCTCGGTATTCAGAAACCACACCGGAAAAATCCCGGCTGATTTTCCGGGAAGACAGTTGGCAGTGCCTGGATCGGTTGCCACCGGATGACGTATTTTCCGGCACTGCCGATTTTCGCAGAATCGGAAATCTTTATGAAATCATCTCGACGCCCTACTGGAAAGAACAATACGGATATACGCTATCTGATAAAAACCGCGATCGTAAAAATGAATATCTTGAATCCGATCTGGGAATGGAACATGTTTGTGATGTTTTGCAGTACAAATTACAAAATGAGGGTGTCCCGCAAAGCAAAATTGACTCTTTTCTAAATGATCCCGAGATGGCCGCTGCAGATGCATTTTTCGGCGGCAGTCACGAATTGATCATCCCGCGCCGGCATTATAAACCTGGCGCTCAAACCACAGCTGATCTCTGCTCCACAGGATGCCTGAGCGCCAAATCGCATAGCATCTATTACAGATTTTCCTGTTTTGCCGCTCAGGATATTTATGATAATAATCCCCATGTGAAATACGTATGCATCTATACCAATTGGGGCGGAACAGGCGGCGCATCTCTGCCGCATCTGCATCGTCAATTGCTGGGAATGGACAAACACGGGCATATTCTGGAACGCATCAGCAAGCTGAAACAAAAATATGACCGCATTTATTATGATTTACTGTTGTTTGCCAAACACCAGCATCTGATTATTTGTGAAAATGACGGAGCCATTGCATATGCTGATATGGGATTGCCGTTCCCGACGATCAGTGTGGTTTCAAAAACATTGTCCACCCCCTTAAAAGCAGACTCGAGCCAACTCAGACCCATGAGTGAAATCGTCCATGCCTTGCACTCGGCCATGGGAGAATCACTGCCCTGTAACGAAGAATGGTTTTACACACCGGAAAATGGGAAAATTAAAATTCCCTGGACCGTGCAAATCAAATGGCGGGTGAATACACATGCCGGATTCGAAGGGGCAACCGGTTTGTATGTGGTGCCATACGCTCCGGCTGACCTTAGGACCAAGATGGTCGAGGTATTATCCGAGATGGACATCGGAATTTATCAACAAGCGCTTCAGGTTGGAGATAATGCACCCGGTAGAGTAGATATCTTAAAATATTTCTCTTGA